A window from Triticum aestivum cultivar Chinese Spring chromosome 6D, IWGSC CS RefSeq v2.1, whole genome shotgun sequence encodes these proteins:
- the LOC123144882 gene encoding uncharacterized protein isoform X1 produces MLGRGSLLPEPAWSQLLYEDIGAVVFLNPASQTSSLFPLEEGRHVVVFLHSGNILRPTGGFHLMSCLKEVPTLRGGNHTEWRKKVELAFVCADLDWVVEKPQPVRPTDQVREATDDDAAWAKKKGDYAPLEQSYLIDNQKWVNANKKCMAFIKNTIESAIVGSIAECTSTGELLSKIKSQFTGSSKIYATQVLEQLVTEKYTGGSHGIREHILRMSNMAAKLKPMDADLEIKPVLLVHLVMASLPKDFEAFVVNYNMSPGTWDVEKTIAMCVQEEERLKASHGGTLNYVQGHKRKNYNLNNKSSPSKPQGKVSISISVSNNLSQWTKTLVSTVRRLGITRKTALFG; encoded by the exons ATGCTTGGGCGTGGATCTCTACTCCCAGAGCCAGCATGGAGTCAGCTTTTGTATGAGGATATTGGGGCCGTTGTCTTCCTCAATCCTGCAAGCCAGACTTCGTCGCTGTTCCCACTCGAGGAAGGCCGACATGTCGTCGTCTTCCTCCACAGCGGCAACATCCTTCGACCTACAg gaggctttcacttgatgagttgcctaaaagaagttccgacactcagaggtggcaaccacactgagtggaggaagaaagttgAACTGGCGTTTGTTTGTGCTGATCTTGACTGGGTTGTGGAGAAACCACAGCCGGTCAGACCCACAGACcaagtaagagaggctactgatgATGATGCTGCATGGGCTAAAAAGAAAGGGGACTATGCTCCTTTGGAGCAGTCCTACCTCATAGATAATcaaaagtgggtcaatgcaaaTAAAAAATGCATGGCTTTTATAAAGAACACCATTGAGAGCGCCATTGTGGGCTCCATTGCAGAGTGCACTTCCACAGGGGAGTTGCTCTcaaagataaagagccagttcactggctcttcaaagatatatgccacccaGGTGTTAGAGCAACTGGTGACAGAAAAATACACAGGTGGTAGTCATGGcataagagagcacatcctcaggATGAGCAATATGGCAGCAAAGCTCAAACCCATGGATGCGGATCTGGAGATAAAACCAGTGCTCCTGGTCCACCTTGTCATGGCTTCATTGCCGAAGGATTTTGAAGCTTTTGTTGTGAACTATaatatgtcacctggaacatgggaCGTTGAAAAGACAATAGCAATGTGTGTTCAAGAGGAGGAGAGACTCAAAGCCTCACATGGTGGTACACTCAACTATGTGCAGGGTCACAAAAGAAAGAATTACAATCTAAACAACAAAAGTTCTCCTTCAAAGCCACAAGGAAAAGTTTCTATCAGCATCAGCGTCAGCAACAACCTTTCTCAGTGGACAAAGACACTTGTCTCCACTGTAAGAAGACTgggcattacaagaaagactgCCCTGTTTGGCTAA
- the LOC123144882 gene encoding uncharacterized protein isoform X2 produces MASSSSSSTAAQGGFHLMSCLKEVPTLRGGNHTEWRKKVELAFVCADLDWVVEKPQPVRPTDQVREATDDDAAWAKKKGDYAPLEQSYLIDNQKWVNANKKCMAFIKNTIESAIVGSIAECTSTGELLSKIKSQFTGSSKIYATQVLEQLVTEKYTGGSHGIREHILRMSNMAAKLKPMDADLEIKPVLLVHLVMASLPKDFEAFVVNYNMSPGTWDVEKTIAMCVQEEERLKASHGGTLNYVQGHKRKNYNLNNKSSPSKPQGKVSISISVSNNLSQWTKTLVSTVRRLGITRKTALFG; encoded by the exons ATGGCCTCCAGCTCGAGTTCGTCTACTGCTGCACaag gaggctttcacttgatgagttgcctaaaagaagttccgacactcagaggtggcaaccacactgagtggaggaagaaagttgAACTGGCGTTTGTTTGTGCTGATCTTGACTGGGTTGTGGAGAAACCACAGCCGGTCAGACCCACAGACcaagtaagagaggctactgatgATGATGCTGCATGGGCTAAAAAGAAAGGGGACTATGCTCCTTTGGAGCAGTCCTACCTCATAGATAATcaaaagtgggtcaatgcaaaTAAAAAATGCATGGCTTTTATAAAGAACACCATTGAGAGCGCCATTGTGGGCTCCATTGCAGAGTGCACTTCCACAGGGGAGTTGCTCTcaaagataaagagccagttcactggctcttcaaagatatatgccacccaGGTGTTAGAGCAACTGGTGACAGAAAAATACACAGGTGGTAGTCATGGcataagagagcacatcctcaggATGAGCAATATGGCAGCAAAGCTCAAACCCATGGATGCGGATCTGGAGATAAAACCAGTGCTCCTGGTCCACCTTGTCATGGCTTCATTGCCGAAGGATTTTGAAGCTTTTGTTGTGAACTATaatatgtcacctggaacatgggaCGTTGAAAAGACAATAGCAATGTGTGTTCAAGAGGAGGAGAGACTCAAAGCCTCACATGGTGGTACACTCAACTATGTGCAGGGTCACAAAAGAAAGAATTACAATCTAAACAACAAAAGTTCTCCTTCAAAGCCACAAGGAAAAGTTTCTATCAGCATCAGCGTCAGCAACAACCTTTCTCAGTGGACAAAGACACTTGTCTCCACTGTAAGAAGACTgggcattacaagaaagactgCCCTGTTTGGCTAA